The genomic segment CGGTGCCGCCGCGTCTGACCCTGCCGCAGGCCGCCGCGCTGCCGGTCGACGGTGGTCTGGCCATGCACGCGGTCGCGGTCGCGCTGGCACTCGGCCCCGGCGACACGGTGCTGGTGTTCGGCGCCAGCGGCGGCATCGGCCACATGGCGCTGCAGTTCGCGCGCCAGCGTGGCGCGCGCGTACTCGCGGTTGCCTCCGGAGCAGACGGCGTGGCGCTGGCGGAACGCCTCGGCGCGGACATGGCCATCGACGGCCGACGCCATGCACTGGCGCCGGCCCTGCGGATCTTCGCCCCGGACGGGCTCGATGCCGCGTTGCTGACCGCGCAGACGCCGAATGCGGGCGTGATCGTGGATGCGCTCCGTTCCGGCGGACGTATCGCTTGGCCACGCGGCGTCACGGCGCCCCCCGTGCGCGACGACATCGCATCCTCGACGTTCGGTGCCGGCGCCGGTGCGCGGCAGGTGCATGCGGCCTGCCGCGCCGCGGCGCGCGGACCCTTCCATCTGCACATCGACGCACGCTTTCCGCTGGCCGATGCCGCTGCGGCCTCGCGCGCGATCGGACGTCATCATCCGGGCCGCATCGTGCTCGACGTGCCCTGACCACACGCAGCGTTCGCCTCGCGTCGCGCCATCGGCGACCGCCATCGCCGACAATAGACCGCCTGTCCCGCGCGCCCGCCGCGCCGCCCCTGGATTCCCCATGCTCCGCTGGTTCGAAAACCGTATCGATCCCTTCCCGCCGTCGATTCCGACGCAGCCGCCGACCACGCTGTTCGCGTTCTGCATGCACTACGTGCGCGGCAGCGGCCGCTGGCTGCTGCTGATGGCGGCGTTCACCGCGCTGATCGCGGTGGCCGAAGTCGTGCTCTATGCCTATGTCGGTTCGCTGGTCGACAGGCTCACTTCGCACACGCCCGACACGTTCATGGCGGCCGAGGGCGGGCGCCTCGCCCTGATGGCGGTGCTGGTGCTGATCGCGCTGCCGCTGCTGACCTGGTTCAACGCGATGGTCATCCACCAGACCCTGCTCGGGAACTTCCCGATGCGGATCCGCTGGAACGTGCATCGCTATCTGCTGCGGCAATCGATGAGCTACTTCCAGGAAGAGTTCGCCGGGCGCATCGCCACCAAGCTGATGCAGACCTCGCTGGCCGTGCGCGAGACGGTGATCAAGCTGCTCGACGTCGGCAATTACGTCATCGTCTATTTCACCGGCGCGATCATCGTCGCCGCCGCGGCCGACTGGCGGATGATGCTGCCCTTCATCGGCTGGCTGCTGCTCTACGGCGCGCTGATGTGGCGCTTCGTGCCGCGGCTCAGCCGGATTTCCGAACGCCAGGCCGATGCGCGTTCGGTGATGACCGGCCGCATCGTCGACAGCTACACCAACATCGCGACGGTCAAACTGTTCTCGCATTCGCAGCGCGAACAGGCTTACGCACGCGAGGCGATGGACGGCTTCCTGCATACCGTGCACGGGCAGATGCGTCTGGTGACGATCGTCAACGCCGCGAACTACATGCTCAACATGCTGCTGGTCGGCTCGGTCACCGGGCTGGGCCTGTGGCTGTGGCAGCAGGGCGCGATCAGCACCGGCGCGATCGCGGTTGCCATCGCACTGGCGCTGCGCATGCTGGGCATGTCGCAGTGGATCATGTGGGAACTGTCGGCGCTGTTCGAGAACATCGGCACCGTGCGCGACGGCATCAATTCGATCTCGCTCGCACCCACCGTCGAGGACGAGGTGGATGCCAAGCCGCTCGCGAAGATCGCCGGCGACATCCGCTTCGAGCATGTCGACTTCCATTACGGCCAGAACGACCGCAGCGTCATCGAAGGTCTGGACCTGCACGTGCGGCCTGGCGAGAAGATCGGTTTGGTCGGCCGTTCCGGCGCCGGCAAGTCGACGCTGGTGAATCTGCTGCTGCGCTTCTACGACCGCGAGGCCGGCACGATCCGCATCGACGGCACCGACATCGCGACGATCGAACAGGATTCGCTGCGCGCGCAGATCGGCATGGTCACCCAGGACACCTCGCTGCTGCACCGTTCGGTGCGCGAGAACATCCTCTACGGCCGACCGGATGCGGGCGAAGACGAGATGATCGAAGCAGCGAAGCTGGCCGAGGCGTATGACTTCATCCAGACCCTGAGTGACGCCAAGGGCCGCACCGGCTACGACGCGCACGTGGGCGAGCGCGGCGTCAAGCTCTCCGGCGGCCAGCGCCAGCGCATCGCCATCGCCCGCGTGCTGCTCAAGAACGCGCCGATCCTGGTGCTCGACGAAGCCACGTCGGCGCTGGACTCGGAAGCGGAAGCCGCGATCCAGGAAAACCTCTACCGCCTGATGCAGGGCAAGACCGTCATCGCGATCGCACACCGCCTGTCGACGATCGCGGCGATGGACCGCCTGATCGTCATGGACCGCGGCCGCATCGTCGAACAGGGCACGCACGAAGTGCTGGTCGCCGGCGATGGCGTGTACGCGCAGCTGTGGAAGCGGCAGTCGGGCGGGTTTCTGGCGGAGGGGTGAGGCGTTAGCCCCCTTTGAACTCCTGGGGTTCGGCATACACGCGAACTAGAGCCCCTCTCCCTTTGGGGTGAGATGGCACGCTTGCGAGCCACTGGCTCGCGTGCCGACGAACGTCCTCGCGGCAACGCGAGGGCCGGGGCGCGGAGCGGGGGTTGGGGTGAGGGAGACAGGTCGCGGATCTTCCAGGCCAGCGCGAGGCTTTCCACGGATGCCTAGTCAAATCCCTGCCGTCACCCGACGCGCTGCGCGCGTCGACCTCTCCCGAAGGGAGAGGTGCTCGGTTCATGGCGGGCGGTTAAACCCTGAACTTGCAGGCTTCGAGCAATTCTTAGTGGCAGGACGCCGGTCCTAATGCCTGGCGCCACAGCAACGCCTGCCCAGCGCAAAACCCCTACGCCGATTACGGAAGCGGCGCCTCCGCCTCTTCATCCGCTGCCGCATCGCCCTCGTCCGCAGGCTCGCTCGCAGCCCGCGATTCGGCAGAAACGGCCGCGGGTGCAGGCACCGGCGTCGCACGCACCGGCGTTGCAGGACGTGCAGCCGGACGCGGCTCGCCGATCGGTACGCCGAGAATGCGCAGGCGGCTTGCATTGCCGGCCGCTGCGGTCAGCGCACCGACCAGATCGAATTCCGACAGCGGGCTCTCGGTCGGGCACTGCTCATCCGGAAAACCGAACTTGCCGCGCAGTTCGAGGCCGCAGTTCGCCATCTGTTCAACGTCACGGTCGGGCGCATTGCACGTGGTGTCGAACGCGCGCGCATACGCATCGCGGCGGGCGACGAAATCCTGGCCGCACTTGCGCATCAAGCGCAGGCGGTCGAGATCGTCCTGGGCCGGGTTCACGCCGTCGAGGCCGTAGAGCTTGAGTTCGTCCGGGGTGAGGATGCGCAGGCTGCGGTTGGGCACGGCCATCATCAGGTCGGCCACCGCGACCGCGGCGCCGTTGCGCTCGAGGTAATCGCGCACGCGGCCGTAGACCGCGCGCAGTTCGCGGTTGAGCTCGGCGCGGGTGGAGGCACTGGAGCTCATGCGGATGATGCGGTGGATGCCGACGCGTCCGCCGATCAGGCGGGTGTCGCCGCCGGCGAGCAGGAACACGCAGGAGCTGTGGCACACCGCGCCCTCGCGCACCCAGATCGTCCAGCGGGTCTCGGCGATCACGTCGCCGGCGCGGATGGCCTCTTCGACCATGCCGCCGCTGGAATCGATATCGAGCACGCGCTTGTTGATCGACAGTTCGTCGGCGACCACCGCCAGCCGCTTCATCAGACGGGTGAAATCCTCCGTGACCCGGCCCTTGAAGCGCAGCCGGAACACACCACGTTCGGCGCAGTCGGCCATCGCCTCGCGCAGCGCGTCGTGGTCGAACGCGGTCAGCGGGGTGCCGTCGCCGGCGTTGGCGTAATCGAGTTCGCAACTGATCGACGCCGTGCCCGCGGGCAGCGTCATCGGCGACCAGTCCACGCCGCCGGTGTCGGGCTCGGCCACCGGCACTGCCGGCACGGCGTCGACATCGACCGGCGCGCTGCTGACCGCGCCGCCTTCTTCCGGGCTCGCAACCTCGACCGTTTCGACCGGCGGCGTGGTGTCTTCCGCGGTGCGCTGGCAGGCCGCCAGTGCGATGCAGGCGGTCAACAACAGCAGCAGTGGCAGGCGCCGGATCGACATCGGAAGACAGGTCCTGTGGGCGGGCACGCGCGGTGCGCGACGATGCCCGACAGTCTAGGGGGTGCGCCCCGCGCCGGACGAATGCGGAATGAATGTCGGCCCCATCGCGGCGCCGGTCGCATCACGCGCCGTCGACAGGCACGCACCTCAGCGCGGCGTCAGCCCACGCAGCAACGCGGCGTGGAACTCGTCCGGCGCCTCGACCTGCGGCGAATGGCCGAGCGCGGGAAACTCGACCAGCTGCGCGTCGGGAATCGCATCGGCGGCCTTGCGGCCCAGCGCCGGGTAATCGCCCAAGCGTGCGGCAACCGCCTCCGGCGCGCGGTTCGCACCGGGTGCGGTGCGGTCCTTGCCACCGATCATCAGCAGCGTCGGCACGCGCAGCTTCGGAAACTCGTGGACCACCGGCTGGGTGAACACCATCTCCGAGGTCTGGGCCTGGTTCCAGGCGACGATCTCGCGATCGGGGCCGGCGTACATGCCAGCCAGCATGTCGACCCAGCGGTCATAGCGCGGCGCCCACCGGCCGTCGTAATAGAACTTCAGCTGGTAGGCCTTGATGCTGTCGAACGT from the Luteimonas fraxinea genome contains:
- a CDS encoding quinone oxidoreductase family protein, with the protein product MTFDDCTPHPASGSDEVGIACETADDTMFALAFERFGGPEVLSLVERPIPLPGPGQALVRVLSAGFGHWDVLEREGALAPFASDAPVFPYVPGAEGAGTVVEVGAVVQRLREGDRVCGLLPLRSPKHGFHAQFVVVDVDHLWPVPPRLTLPQAAALPVDGGLAMHAVAVALALGPGDTVLVFGASGGIGHMALQFARQRGARVLAVASGADGVALAERLGADMAIDGRRHALAPALRIFAPDGLDAALLTAQTPNAGVIVDALRSGGRIAWPRGVTAPPVRDDIASSTFGAGAGARQVHAACRAAARGPFHLHIDARFPLADAAAASRAIGRHHPGRIVLDVP
- a CDS encoding ABC transporter ATP-binding protein, with the translated sequence MLRWFENRIDPFPPSIPTQPPTTLFAFCMHYVRGSGRWLLLMAAFTALIAVAEVVLYAYVGSLVDRLTSHTPDTFMAAEGGRLALMAVLVLIALPLLTWFNAMVIHQTLLGNFPMRIRWNVHRYLLRQSMSYFQEEFAGRIATKLMQTSLAVRETVIKLLDVGNYVIVYFTGAIIVAAAADWRMMLPFIGWLLLYGALMWRFVPRLSRISERQADARSVMTGRIVDSYTNIATVKLFSHSQREQAYAREAMDGFLHTVHGQMRLVTIVNAANYMLNMLLVGSVTGLGLWLWQQGAISTGAIAVAIALALRMLGMSQWIMWELSALFENIGTVRDGINSISLAPTVEDEVDAKPLAKIAGDIRFEHVDFHYGQNDRSVIEGLDLHVRPGEKIGLVGRSGAGKSTLVNLLLRFYDREAGTIRIDGTDIATIEQDSLRAQIGMVTQDTSLLHRSVRENILYGRPDAGEDEMIEAAKLAEAYDFIQTLSDAKGRTGYDAHVGERGVKLSGGQRQRIAIARVLLKNAPILVLDEATSALDSEAEAAIQENLYRLMQGKTVIAIAHRLSTIAAMDRLIVMDRGRIVEQGTHEVLVAGDGVYAQLWKRQSGGFLAEG